Within Vicia villosa cultivar HV-30 ecotype Madison, WI linkage group LG1, Vvil1.0, whole genome shotgun sequence, the genomic segment cagagaagagggtaagggagtcggttacgcgaggggaaggtgttagcacccctcacgcccatcgtacttgaTGGGATCCACGCTTATGGcctaatctatgggtgtgtaacaaatctacacCTAAACTGAACTAGTATGCATGCAAAatatagggaaaagaaagagttatactcgcacggacCCTACCCTGCTGcttacgtatcctttttgaggaatcagaggtaccgtagctcggctaactagtttatgtttgttttgtcttttttaggagaacgagttacattcgcactcctctactcgacctttggagtcttacgcttgggaatggagcgaaaataacaagctcttaagaaaagaaaatcaaagagtatggtttgcgttttaaagaatgcatgaggaaaaccgaAGCTAGGGgaaaagcttgctacctatgttgtcatacaaagggtacaagactAAACTAACCTAACAATCTATGGGGAATAAGCGAATGCAAACAaaagtatcacacaaacgagtctcgctcgtaaagcaaacacctACTGTCGCAAGCCAAGTAATAGAAaaacggtcccgccatagccaaggggagcgtatcacccgagtcaaccaagcattagaccaagGAGCTGTGAATCTTTAACCGCGGCATTGTGTTACCGGGGCAAAGAGGAGCAGAAGCAAattggtgcgtgcgtacaccgagcatcaacgtcggtcAACGTGAGCTAAGAAACGTGGGGGTTCGATTGCATGAACCCGCTTCACTTTACCCATTGGGCCTTCGACTCGACGAACTTGGGGACTTGTCCAGAGCTCTGAACTTGAAAAAAGTGAGCATAGGGACGATCTGGGGACTGAAAgttgcgggggttgattgctaaccctctCCGCTTGCCTTCTCGAGGACTTACAATGGCCTTTGTTAGGACTTCCTGCAAGCACAAACGTAAACACACCAATaaaaatagagcctctttcgagggcttggccagatgaatgcctaAGTCCTACCTCTCATGTTATTGAATGATGCGGAATAATAAAATGCGggaaaagataaaatgaaacgaGATCAATACCAAACAGATTATGATCCGTAAACAGCAGCaaataacaaaagaaaacaaGAGATCCCGtgagcgagctagcaaaagcaacaacaaacatgtcagcactccgattaAAATCCGCGTAAGCAATCAAGAGTCTGTGTGATGGAAGTAAATCACACACAAACGTGTGTATCGAGCATAACAaataccatacacctgcaagggaaacagaaatccggacaagcaagtataatgataaaggatgcgtgtagaaacgcgaattagagagaggataaatgtcgtgtcccgcaaataaagcggaacacaagAGTAGTTATTGACCAGAGCCTCCACGTTACCTTGCATATTAGCACACACGTTAAAGATAACAAGACACTGCAATCAGAATTGCGTTATTGTATTATAAACTAAACCGAAAATGAAATATGGAGTAGAAAATATAAACGCGGTAAGAGGCGAATAAAAAGTTGACAGGGAAACAGCTATACACATAAGGAAGTATGTACAAAATGTGTCAAAAATATGTAACAAATGAATGCAAGAGTGCGGAATGCAGACAAAGACAAAAATACACACGTTTAAAGCGAAAATACGGTATTTAATATACTTTTTAAGCATGAGTTAAGCAAAAATGAAATTGTAACATGGAATAGCAATCAAAAGCCTATCAAATATGTACACTAAAATTACGGAagccaaaacaaatatttacaagcaaaacggtacaccgaaacggcGAGACCGGGTAAAAACGGTAAGAACCAACTTTGTCGGAATTAAGCCAAAACTTCATGGTAAGCTATAAATGTGCTAAAGAAATCAAATATGCAATCAGAATTTACAAAATCGGCCCAGAAATGTGACTTTCGGAATAGGGGCAGTAGCAAAAACGGTAAAAGAAATCGGTCGAAACCGAAAATAAACTGCACCATCAGCTCTGAAAATATTAATTCATATGGAAAACATTTTTCGCATGCTCAAAAATTCATCATAGATCAAAAGATATGACAAATTGAAACAAAGCCGACATGACGCGTGTAAATGTCAAAACCGAGCAAAACacgatgaaaacataaaatagaaaaatgcaGCAACTCAGAATCAATTGAAGGCACATGGAAACAACATTTTATCACTTAGAAACAATCCACAAGCAATGCCAACAAGTTTTGTTACAAATGCATAAAAAAtactatgtttttttttaaatttatcgaTGGGAAGTGTAGTGTATTTGAACCACAAACTTGCTGCACCAAAAGTAAAAGTGCATGAAAACAGTCCCACAAAGTCATTTGAAACATACATGAACACAAGAGAATGGATCAAGGCATTTAGCAAGAGATAGTACATATGTGTGATTAAAGTTTAAGCATACAAACATAGTTTTCAAGTGGCAAACAAACAAGTATAATCCACACCAATTCACTTTTTACAAAGTAATTTCAAATACCATTTACAAAATTAGCAACAACCAAAAATTGAGCCTTCATGAAACGAATTTCAAGCCTTTATCACCAACATAATTCCAACATCTATCAATAGGCAAGTAGTGAGCACAACAATCCGCCAACACCACGTTTATGCAACATTATTAACAACAAAGAGTTTCCAACAATTTACACAAGTGTTATCAATCAACAAACCAATTCCAACATTCAAAAATTCACATGTTCATGGCACAGGTAAAATTTCCAGCATTTCACACTTTTAATcacaccattctcatcaattttCATGCTAAAACATCACCAATTAGTAGCCGAATTTTCCAGCACTTAAGCACTTATGTCAATATGTTTTTATGCATTTTCAAAGTGTCAAAACAACATGAAAACTCCATTAAATTCCCAGCTAAATTATAACATTGAAATGGCACtagaaaaatcaacaaatcaacacCAAAACATCACCAAAAATTTCCAACAACTATGTGTTCATATAACCatatttttatgactttttttgAGGTTCTAAATCCACATCAAGACACTATAAACTTCCATCAACAATTCACATATTGAAATGATATTATAAAGtcacaaaatcaacataaaacCATGATTTAGCATCATTAATTAGCAACTACAATAGCACCACTCAATATACTACCAATTATGATCAAGACAACTCTCACACTCATTCAATCAAACATGTTATGTGCTAATTTTGAATTCAAGAACAACATCGACAATTATCAACACAAACCATATCTAATTCTCATATTCAATCAATTAATTACAATTATCATGATCAACAATCaaatatcatcatcaattatcatgctaattcaaattaaaaaaacattagcAGTCATCAATCAAGAGTTATAGTGGATTACCGAATTGATGGATGAAATCACATGCAAAGACGATGCCGACTAGATCGTTTGtgattttgtagtttttgatTTTTGAGAATTGAGAGAAGAGTTTTATGAGATTTTGGGTGatttgaagttatgagagaaaaagagagaaaatgggTTAATATAGTGTATGTGGTAAATTGTCAAAAATGCCCTTAACTTTATTATTTTTGAGCTTTTTTCGAGAAACGCAAATCGGCAGAAAAATTGGGAACGGGACCAACGCCAAttcgaagatgactaaatttgtgaaATTATATGCCAATTTAatctctccctctccctctccctctctctttctttaattctttatttcaagaaaaacaaaacaaaaaataatactctaaattatcatattttgatttttttaattgatataacttttatttaattatttatatatttaaaatatcaatgtcacgtttaaaatatttttcaaataagtggtcattaaaaataaaattttaaaataattttagttaattttggtGAAAAAATATTGAGCTAAGGTATAATTGTATAAGTGTATttcaattgaaaaagaaaagttaaaaaagATGAAGATATGTTTCAAGATGATATAGTTAAAGAAATAGTTGTGAGATAAAGAGATAATATTCAGTTATATCACTTAACTAAGTTTATCATTACTCTCTACTTATGTTATGTAGCTTTTATCCattacatttatttttataaatttagaactataatattgaaataaaggATTGACTGACCCATCGGACCGCAGAACCTATTAATATATGGGTCGGACTCATTTTTGACAACCCATGAAGTAATTGGATTGACCCACTTCAACCCCTTTATATGTTTTAGGCCCCTGGGTCAAAGCAGACAGGGTCGGGTCGGTCTATTTCACAACTCAATTTGCGTCTAAGAGTATTGATTCATTGTCTGTTAATAATGTTTTGTTCAAGAGTGACATGTCTTGTTTTATTAAtgttcttgatttttctcataTCAAGTCTACCTGCAGAGATAGGAGTGCAAAATTTCTCCCAAGAGAGGGTGACAAATTTTCTTGAGTTAATATAGATAACAAATAATATTTCAAAACCACAATTCCTCTTTATGATAATATGaagaaaaattaatttagaaatgATCAATTAATGGAACACTTACAATCAAAAAGATgtgtataaaaattaatttagaaatgATCAATTAATGGAACACTTACATTCAAAAAGATGTGTATGAATTCCATAGTATTGACAATTTAGAAGTTAGCTTGGCCAAAACTATTTTGGCAACCCTACATTTCACTTGCAAAATCTATTATCTTTTGGAAATATAGTTAATAGATAGCAATCTTAGAAGGAGAGAAATTAAATTGGTTTCTAGATGTTTCCTCTACACTTAAGATTTGAAAATTCATCAACACCTTTTATTGAATTGCGGTCACATGATAAAATTTTGGACACGCGTAAAGTCCTTATTATACAGACAACTTGATCGAACTATCTTCGTGCATTTTGATCGAACTATCTTAGTGGGCCATTTCAACACTTATAACCGAGGTTGGAGTCCAAATCTAAATAATCTTATTAATCGGTGTCTTGGtcatctaaaaaaaattaaaacacaagAAATCAACTCAAATTCGATAACACATAAACTTTGGAACAATTTAAAATGTCCATGATTTCGCTAGATTAAATGGAACATTTGATGGTTGTTTTAAATGAAATTTTTGACTTACAAGCTATGGAAGAGTTTTTCTTAATTTGTTGGACACCTAGTTAGATACATTCCCTAAAAACGTGGACATTCTGACCTCTTTTCAAGAGGAACTTACAAGTATTGTTATATCGGACGAGCATTCACTAATAATATCATTGTTCCTTAGAAATTTCTATCCAAATAGAAAAATTGTTTTCATATCAATAAATGTGATGATCTTAGAAGCTTCTACCAAATAGAAAAATTGTTTTCATATCAATAATTGTGTTGATCATATAAATGAAGCATCTGTCTAAATAGAAAAACAGTTTTCATTTCAAAATTGATTGTATAACAAATGCAGATTTTTCGATATAATATTTGGTGGAACTTCATCCTCAATTAACGCGAATGATAATTTTATAAGAGAAAAAGTTAGTGTGCTTAATTTTTTGTTTCGGTTAATTTTTGTTAATCTTCTATTAATGGATTAGATTCTTTTCCcattttttcttttgtatttttcatttatttgttcaatttaattattatttttaaattttctcattcaaagcaagagacaaaaataaacaaaacgtGTACAAAACTCAAGTGACCATCCATTATGAGTCATAATTTATGATGAATGGAGTACATGTAACATCAGCTTTAGTTAAAAAATGGATCAAAAGTAAACGataaatttaagatatttattaGGATAAACACTTTTTTAATCTGAGAATAAAAATTGTTAGCACTACTCCTTACTAAATCCTGCACTTTAATTAGTTTATCTCAAAAAGTTCTTGATTAGAGATTGATATTTTGAACCTGTTACCAATATTCACAAGCAAATTATACCAAATCTTTATACATATTTCTGTCCAAAACCAAACAATTTTTGGGGTGAATACTGAATTGCATGAGTTAATCAACAGATGTATCAATATAATGGGTAGAATACTCTTTTTTTGACATTCATATAAAGTAAAATGCATTGAACATACAAACAGAGACCACTTTTTATATTGCTGCGGCAAAAAAAATccataaacaagaaaaaaaaaatagactcGATattaaaagttttgaaaaatagtaGATAGAGGCAAAGGCTGAAAACTCCCACCATAGATATGACTTAGGCCTTCTCCCATTTAAGAGGCTTCACCACTTCCCATGTGAAGTCAGGGTCTTCCCTACCAAAATGACCATAAGCAGCAGTCTTCAAGAACCTGCCATTTCCACCCCTCAAGAGATCAAGGTTGATGGAGATCATACCAGGCCTGAAATCAAAGGTTTCCTTCACAATCTTGAGAATCTCCCTATCAGGTATCTTGCCTGTTCCATATGTGTCAACAAAAACAGACAAAGGCTCTGGCACACCAATAGCATAGGAGACTTGCACAATGGCCCTCCTTGCAAGTCCACTTGCAACAATGCTCTTGGCAGCCTGCCTCACAATGTAGGCTCCACTCCTATCAACCTTTGTTGGGTCCTTTCCTGAGAAGGCACCGCCACCGTGTGCACCCCATCCACCGTAAGTGTCGATGATGATCTTCCTGCCAGTGAGACCAGCATCCCCATGAGGACCTCCGATAACAAAACGGCCAGAAGGGTTCAAGTGGAAAATGGTTTTTTCATCAAGGTACTTCTCTGGAATCACAGGCTTGATAACATGCTCCTTGAGATCAGCAGCAATTTCATCATTGGTAACAGTCTCATCATGCTGAGTAGAGATAAGAACAGTGTGGACACGAATAGGAACCATCGCACCCTTGTCATTGTAATACTCAACAGTAACCTGAGTCTTACCATCAGGTCTCAACCACGCACATGTACCATTCTTACGAACCTCGGTCAAACGAGCACCGAGCTTTGTTGCAAGAACATGACTCAAAGGCATCAACTCAGGAGTCTCATCAGTAGCATACCCAAACATATGCCCCTGGTCACCAGCACCAATCTCCTCCGGCTTCTTAGTGAAATGACCATGCACACCCTGAGCAATATCAGGACTCTGCTGCTCAATATTCACAAGAACCTTACAGTTGTCAGCATCAAGACCCACATCTGCAGAAACAAACCCAATATTCCTGCAAGTGTTACGAACAATCTTCTCATAATCAACATTAGCCTTGGTTGTAATCTCTCCAAAAACCATAACCAAGTTAGTCTTGGTGCAAGTTTCACATGCAACCTTGCTGTCTGAATCCTGTTCAAGACAAGCATCTAGAATAGCATCAGAGATCTGATCGCAAAGCTTGTCAGGATGTCCCTCGTTCACTGACTCAGAAGTGTATAGAAAAGTCTCTGTTGCCATCTTTAGTAGCTGCAAAACCAACCCACacaaaaatcaacaacaaatcCACACATAAACTCCACTTTTTCAACCATGCATAAAtcaaccataaccctaaaatctgCTAAAACCCTAAATCTCAAACCTAAATCAATgtttaacaaattaaaatattcattTACAGACAAAAATAATCTAATATTTACCATACAATCAACAATTTCTTTAAAATAACAGCATATTAGCATGCAAAATTTACCAGATCTGAAATTGTAACCGCTTAATTTCAAATTAGGTTAACCGAacagaattaaaaataaaaccggTGAAACAGAACTTAACCTAATTTCAaaagaataaacaaaacaaaacaaaaatacaaaaacctAACTCAAATAGAGAAATGAAATCTACTTCATCatgaaaatcaaaacaaaagcaaaaaccaAAAGAGGAACTAGAAATGAAGAAAAGGTGAGAGTACcttgaaggtagaagaagaagattagAGAGAAATTGTGGCTTCGCTTGAACTGGTTCTAGTTGCGGTGCGAAGCTGTACGAGTTGCAATGAGAGACTGAGAGGCTAATTTATAGGGAAAATTTTCACGAGAGTGAGAAAAGGTTGGCAGGTTTGGAAAGAGAATGACGCGTGAATGAGGTTTGATTCTGGGTTAGGTTCATCCATTTGCATGTGCGTCTCTTCTGCGAAATGGACGGTTATGATTTTGAGGTGATTGATCTGAACCGTTGATCGGTTAGGAATGGGGTTGGTGAGTGAATTCAAGTGTAAGTAAAGGTGGATTCCACACTGCAACAGCTATATCTTACTTGctcatttcatttttcttttttaaaagaaaatacaacACTCTTTTAGACAATTTATAGATATCAAGAAAAGTGTTGGTTTGGTAtggtaaataaaatatttaagtgttttttttgtgAATGTATATTTAAAgtgtttttaaaaattgaaattgtaTACAaagttaattataatttttttatcaaaatatactttgatataaaaaaaaacaatgaatatATAAAGGCGGTCGACTGATAagctaattgataatttataGCTTATGGGTGATGGCTGATGAGTGATAGCTAATACTCCCTTCATtccttattataagcaaaatttcactttttagatcagtgttttaaaaaccagaccggtcatcaaaccggtgagggtactaggtcactggtttattggtcgaaccattgGATCActagtcgaaccgcatgactaaaccggttTAAACCGAATAATTCGGTTGAATAGACCAACtgttataacaaaactatataagTATAAAATCTGTCGCactggatgattcagtctctacaaaatataactaattcaaattttaaacatatgtatcacacataataaaatagtacaaaattataatgtataattgcaaacaaagtttaatcgcaacataatctaattgaataatttataacaaaataattttattgtcaactaaatttaatttcaagaaaggaaaaattgtttcaatgttgggatttccttcttcaatatcaaattaTCCGTAGCAAAATCAATCGTATctgcaatttttttcttttttttaattttatttcttttatttttattttaatttttaattaaaataatcaaaacgacgtcgttttaattttttaaaataaaaaaatttaaaaaattaaaaaatgcaattaaaccgccggtttttacggtttacaccggttttgaccggttcaatgacatttcCGATCCAGCAATTGAACCAGACCGATTACATGTCCAGttcaaccggtccgaccggccgatccggtctggtttttaaaatactgttttagatacattgaataattaatgtatctagactATATATAGTcctaatacattaattatttaatgtatctaaaaagtaGAATTTTGGTTATAATAAGGAATGGAGGAGTAGCTTATAGCTAGGGGTAGGAATATGGCAGACCAACTAATAGGGGCCTACGGCTTAGCCTACATAGGCCAGGTCAGACCAGGCTTTTTTTAagtagaaaaggcctaggctattttataagcctatttagttaaataaGCTAGACCGCAGGCCATAGAAAAAGCCTTTAAACCTATCAGGTCAgcctattttaataaatatgaataaatttataattttttatattgtatttgtactttatatctatcatataagaaaagtctatcatttcctcatctcttagctatgccacatcagcctctcttctcacaaaattccacatcattcctttcccattgtaggattgaactttaaacctccaacctctcatgatctcgcatttacaaattatttactttctctggccattcacattcacaactgcttacagcactaatgacctcatataatgcttctgccttccaagccccTTCTGTCTTCCAAGCCCTCCACCTTCCACGTTCCAAAACACTcttatcattactatatataaccatcatactttcacagtatctcctaatcgtggaaaattttggtttatactatttttgcaatcaCAGCCATTCCCATGACTATTCatgtggaaaattttggtttatactatttttgcaattacagtcattcccacgactattcatggacAAAGCGGCAAGTTGAATTTGTaatgtatcattctgaagtactaattggcgtttcatgttatttgcaggttgaatttgtaatgtatcattctgaagtaccaattgacgtcactccatagtatatggttcgttttttacatggttgtttccaatccctattttctttttttagtaacaatttaaatattgtcctaatatgtgttttggattttttctggtgcagacagtagaaaacatcgtctatacgattcgtttgaaataaatattcttctttgactgtcccgaaagtttgagttgtagaagtagaaatcaagttggctggtgtcaatatacaatggagaatctgcttgaaattactgggttatgcttgcgcaagttttgtcaaaaatgtagatattatactatgtaaataacatgatattttatattaattcatagaatgaactttaattttttatattttaagtgcaaatattaataaataaatcttaattgattgattttatgtttgagtgatatttatattaaatcttagtaattatagaaattgtagatattataatatgtaaataagataatattttatattaattcatagaactaaagaatattttagttaggtcaaattaagaaattaaggttatcaatatatacaaagttagttttataaaatattattgatatttatttattataaggtcgaacaaaacaaaaaataaagataaaatattacaaattaaaaatgtatacataattttgaaatttataagaaaatagaatcaaagagtaaagaaaaaaacattatatttgtttaggtaaataaagagttttgaaatgaaaagacataaatcatttacctataaaaaaattaaatatcataatcattttacttgattgcaactttaatttttgatttaatctgattgcaacttttgattgattatttttaattttttgatttaatgtgattacaatttttaacttcttatccataataatccaagcattatggtatggtttgttgaaataatgaagcagcacacttattttcttgatatggaaataattggtatattattgcaaattttaataaataaatttcattgattaattgattttatctttgagtgatatttatattaaatctgagtagctataaaaattatagatattataatatataaataacataatattgtatattaattcatataactaaagaatattttagttaggtcaaattaaaaaaattaagtttatcaatatatatatatatatatatatatatatatattattgatatttatttattctaaggtcgaacaaaaaaaatataaaatataataaaatattacaaattcaaaacatatacataattttgaaatgtataagaaaatagaatcaaagaataaagaaaaaaacagtatatttttttaggtaaataaagagtttagaatgaaaagacataaatcatttacttataaaaaagttaaatatcataattatctttagtaatcattgatcgattgattgcaacttttaatttatgatttaatgcatgtgattgcaacttttgatttcttattctttaAGTACTTatcatatgtatatttaaattattagatttgagaaaatattgtacttttatatcttacaaaattatattgtttttacaatattgtatgatttacttaaagtaatataattttgagtaaatattgtacttttgtatgatttacctaaaattatctaactttataagatataaaagcctttttaacgacccataccttaaaatcagtacgttgggaataatttaattgatatagaatcaatacattaaaatcatatcaattacttaccaatatcttaattggtataaaataaatacgttacaaatatatttagtactccaattatattgatgttgtatcaccaaaaattgagtgaatcatattatcattaaaaattaataaatataatttatctcacttgatttccttcaaaattatttaatagaaacttttcaaaataatgaatttatcaacataattttgaaaccaaatttcatatggttagaagatttttaacctctcatttaacaaaaggataaatattattagatacatattttaataaaatgttttaggcatatcattgcttttatatattgtatggagttttttgataaaaaattcatagatattattataaaaataaagtatattttcaaaatatttaaaatacaacatgtgccattgtcattctctgtatagaaaaactaactactattttctattttcactttaataagatttcttactaatactactaaattatttaaaatataaaatatgaaagttatatatatatatatatatatatatatatatatatatatatatataaatgaaatcttttagagattattaaataaaataaatatattagatctattgacttttttaaaaaaaatatttaaaaataactatgggtgttaataagcataagtaatcgaatgaaacataagtattgtatgaataaatagtaatagaatgaaacataagtaatgtatgaataagtagtaatagaataaaacataagtaatatatgagtaaataatatcaaatttgtatgatattttttattaatcatacaatttgtttgtcatttataaaatttaaaatttaattgaacaagttcatcaataatcaatatatatatatatatatatatatatatatatatatatatatatatatatatatatatatatatatttatctatatataatataatataattgaaatattaccattaaaactttaatgggtcaattctatcgaaatacaaaataatatattacggatacacactggtaattatatggtacgcacatatggtactgatattaacccatttaattaaatgtaataacgagaataagtttacaattgatttaaatagttttataattaattccaaaacaaaaatatttatatataggaataattaactattgattcaaatatttttatatatggaataatatatttgatttgtaaattgagtttaatcaattatattaatatttattattaattgtattatataatttgatagaatatttcttcattataatttgtcaatttaagatttttgttattataaaaaaatttaattatcatcaaatatttttaaacaatgttaaaattaatttatttttgtttcaaaaatatcatcaaaatattgaatattaatagaaacatgaagttactgataaaaaaattgaatattaacgggaacatgtagttattaatcaaaatattgaatattaatagaatttttttaaatattaatgggtacatgaagttactaatcaaaatattgaatattaaagataatattaaattactgatcaaaatattaaatgtattgaatattaacggaaacatgaagttactgataaaaaatggcatgttaacgagagcataaagttactgatcaaaatattgaatattaacgagaacacgaagttattgatcaaactat encodes:
- the LOC131630521 gene encoding S-adenosylmethionine synthase 1, coding for MATETFLYTSESVNEGHPDKLCDQISDAILDACLEQDSDSKVACETCTKTNLVMVFGEITTKANVDYEKIVRNTCRNIGFVSADVGLDADNCKVLVNIEQQSPDIAQGVHGHFTKKPEEIGAGDQGHMFGYATDETPELMPLSHVLATKLGARLTEVRKNGTCAWLRPDGKTQVTVEYYNDKGAMVPIRVHTVLISTQHDETVTNDEIAADLKEHVIKPVIPEKYLDEKTIFHLNPSGRFVIGGPHGDAGLTGRKIIIDTYGGWGAHGGGAFSGKDPTKVDRSGAYIVRQAAKSIVASGLARRAIVQVSYAIGVPEPLSVFVDTYGTGKIPDREILKIVKETFDFRPGMISINLDLLRGGNGRFLKTAAYGHFGREDPDFTWEVVKPLKWEKA